One Spinacia oleracea cultivar Varoflay chromosome 4, BTI_SOV_V1, whole genome shotgun sequence DNA segment encodes these proteins:
- the LOC110806084 gene encoding F-box protein CPR1-like isoform X1, producing MSALPTEIIAEILSKLPVKSLLRFLCVCKSWKSLIKSPTFVKIHLNQTLICNSDRHLLLSYYSLHSAELDLHHNRLSFSELNHPLNPLKGVRLVGSCNGVLCISDNSFNDIILYNPLTKSHRKLPSNQFPSPKLHMNVFGFGYDGKTDDYKVLKMVQGFEENFNSEAQVYSLNNNSWKSVQCIKGIPFFLYYADCSDVIVNEALHYLVTKEFESWQCTLISSFNLRTESFSLIKSPDYDEKYNSLVLDVAELDGCLCLMVNYNKTSNCVHTLEIFERADLWVMKEYGDEESWMKLCSIRQLESISGCIQLRPVVYSKDGRRILLEINNCKFGWYDLESETVEIFAAHGLPNRPFETSFFMGSLISFEE from the coding sequence ATGTCGGCGCTTCCGACTGAAATAATCGCCGAAATTCTCTCAAAATTGCCTGTAAAATCACTTCTCCGCTTTCTATGCGTCTGCAAATCTTGGAAATCGTTGATTAAAAGCCCCACTTTTGTCAAAATCCacctcaatcaaaccctaatttgCAACTCCGATCGTCATCTCCTCCTCTCCTATTACTCTCTTCACTCTGCCGAGCTCGACCTCCACCATAATCGCCTCTCTTTCTCGGAGCTCAACCACCCTCTCAACCCCCTTAAAGGTGTCAGATTGGTTGGTTCTTGCAATGGCGTCCTCTGCATCTCCGACAATTCCTTTAATGACATCATCTTATACAATCCTCTTACAAAATCACATCGTAAGCTTCCCTCCAATCAATTTCCAAGCCCTAAACTTCATATGAATGTGTTTGGGTTTGGATACGACGGCAAGACCGACGATTACAAGGTACTGAAGATGGTTCAGGGCTTTGAAGAGAATTTCAATAGTGAAGCTCAAGTGTATAGCCTAAACAACAATTCATGGAAATCTGTTCAATGTATCAAAGGTATCCCGTTCTTTCTCTACTATGCTGATTGCAGTGATGTTATTGTTAACGAGGCTTTACATTACCTTGTTACCAAGGAATTTGAGTCGTGGCAATGTACACTCATATCTAGTTTTAATCTTAGGACTGAGAGTTTCTCGCTTATTAAAAGCCCTGATTACGATGAAAAGTATAATAGTTTAGTGTTGGATGTGGCTGAATTGGATGGGTGTTTGTGTTTGATGGTCAATTATAATAAGACTTCTAATTGTGTTCATACTCTAGAGATATTTGAACGTGCTGATTTATGGGTGATGAAGGAGTATGGGGACGAAGAGTCTTGGATGAAATTGTGTAGTATTCGCCAATTGGAGAGTATTAGTGGTTGCATACAATTGAGACCTGTTGTTTATTCCAAAGATGGGAGACGAATTTTGTTAGAGATTAACAATTGTAAGTTTGGTTGGTATGATTTGGAGTCGGAAACAGTTGAGATATTTGCAGCTCATGGGTTGCCAAATAGACCTTTCGAAACAAGTTTCTTCATGGGAAGCCTTATTTCTTTTGAAGAATAA
- the LOC110806084 gene encoding F-box protein CPR1-like isoform X2, with protein sequence MSALPTEIIAEILSKLPVKSLLRFLCVCKSWKSLIKSPTFVKIHLNQTLICNSDRHLLLSYYSLHSAELDLHHNRLSFSELNHPLNPLKGVRLVGSCNGVLCISDNSFNDIILYNPLTKSHRKLPSNQFPSPKLHMNVFGFGYDGKTDDYKVLKMVQGFEENFNSEAQVYSLNNNSWKSVQCIKEIFERADLWVMKEYGDEESWMKLCSIRQLESISGCIQLRPVVYSKDGRRILLEINNCKFGWYDLESETVEIFAAHGLPNRPFETSFFMGSLISFEE encoded by the exons ATGTCGGCGCTTCCGACTGAAATAATCGCCGAAATTCTCTCAAAATTGCCTGTAAAATCACTTCTCCGCTTTCTATGCGTCTGCAAATCTTGGAAATCGTTGATTAAAAGCCCCACTTTTGTCAAAATCCacctcaatcaaaccctaatttgCAACTCCGATCGTCATCTCCTCCTCTCCTATTACTCTCTTCACTCTGCCGAGCTCGACCTCCACCATAATCGCCTCTCTTTCTCGGAGCTCAACCACCCTCTCAACCCCCTTAAAGGTGTCAGATTGGTTGGTTCTTGCAATGGCGTCCTCTGCATCTCCGACAATTCCTTTAATGACATCATCTTATACAATCCTCTTACAAAATCACATCGTAAGCTTCCCTCCAATCAATTTCCAAGCCCTAAACTTCATATGAATGTGTTTGGGTTTGGATACGACGGCAAGACCGACGATTACAAGGTACTGAAGATGGTTCAGGGCTTTGAAGAGAATTTCAATAGTGAAGCTCAAGTGTATAGCCTAAACAACAATTCATGGAAATCTGTTCAATGTATCAAAG AGATATTTGAACGTGCTGATTTATGGGTGATGAAGGAGTATGGGGACGAAGAGTCTTGGATGAAATTGTGTAGTATTCGCCAATTGGAGAGTATTAGTGGTTGCATACAATTGAGACCTGTTGTTTATTCCAAAGATGGGAGACGAATTTTGTTAGAGATTAACAATTGTAAGTTTGGTTGGTATGATTTGGAGTCGGAAACAGTTGAGATATTTGCAGCTCATGGGTTGCCAAATAGACCTTTCGAAACAAGTTTCTTCATGGGAAGCCTTATTTCTTTTGAAGAATAA